A region from the Alkalidesulfovibrio alkalitolerans DSM 16529 genome encodes:
- a CDS encoding branched-chain amino acid ABC transporter permease: protein MRCLGFSRDVMAVAAFLGILLLLPSLLTNEYYVSVLILSCFAAMTAVGLNLLIGYAGQISLGHAAFVGIGAYATAILTTQFGVPVLPSIGIAVALTAICAWLIGIPTLKLSGHYLAMATLGFGIIVGIVFNEAVSWTGGPSGYVGIPRLEAFGFYVDSDIDYYRLMSVLLALQMFIFLNLIRSRTGRALQAIHTSEAAARCMGVDVARAKLFVFVLSAGFAGLSGALYAHYLEFIAPSSFGFLHSVQYIVMVVLGGMGNAWGAVAGAFFLTALPEFLRAFEDVEIMLYGAILILCMMFMPSGIFGGLAKLMARLSALARQGRSRG from the coding sequence ATGCGCTGTCTGGGCTTCTCGCGCGACGTCATGGCCGTGGCCGCCTTTTTGGGCATCCTTTTGCTCCTGCCGAGTCTTCTGACCAACGAATACTACGTTTCGGTGCTCATCCTCTCCTGCTTCGCGGCCATGACCGCTGTTGGCCTGAACCTGCTGATCGGCTACGCCGGCCAGATCTCGCTCGGCCACGCGGCCTTCGTGGGCATTGGAGCCTACGCCACGGCCATCCTCACGACCCAGTTCGGGGTGCCCGTGCTGCCGTCCATCGGCATCGCCGTGGCCCTGACCGCGATCTGCGCCTGGCTCATCGGCATCCCCACGCTCAAGCTCTCAGGCCACTACCTGGCCATGGCCACGCTCGGCTTCGGCATCATCGTGGGCATCGTCTTCAACGAGGCCGTGTCCTGGACCGGCGGCCCCTCGGGCTATGTGGGCATTCCGCGTCTGGAGGCCTTCGGTTTCTACGTGGACTCGGACATCGACTACTACCGGCTCATGTCCGTGTTGCTGGCCCTGCAGATGTTCATCTTCCTGAACCTGATCCGCTCACGCACGGGCCGGGCGCTGCAAGCCATCCACACCTCCGAGGCCGCGGCCCGCTGCATGGGCGTGGACGTGGCCCGCGCCAAGCTCTTCGTCTTCGTCCTCTCGGCCGGGTTCGCCGGGCTTTCCGGCGCGCTCTACGCCCACTACCTGGAATTCATCGCGCCCAGTTCCTTCGGCTTCCTGCACTCGGTGCAGTACATCGTCATGGTCGTGCTCGGCGGCATGGGCAACGCCTGGGGCGCGGTGGCCGGGGCCTTCTTCCTGACCGCCCTGCCGGAGTTCCTGCGCGCCTTCGAGGACGTGGAGATCATGCTCTACGGCGCGATCCTGATTTTGTGCATGATGTTCATGCCCAGCGGCATTTTCGGCGGCCTGGCCAAGCTCATGGCCCGCCTTTCGGCGCTCGCGCGCCAGGGGAGGAGCCGTGGCTGA
- a CDS encoding branched-chain amino acid ABC transporter permease, producing the protein MTASDYLQFLLSGLTMGSTYGLTALGFTIIFNTTGIVNFAQGEFVMLGGMLAVSFMAMGLPLPLAILLAVACVTLIGACMERLTIRPVQDAPVINLIIVTIGVSIFVRGLVQITLGKDTHSLPAFSGVEPIAFLGAALQPQSLWVLAITCGLLLVLRHFFSHSIWGKAMLACAFDRKAAFLAGVPVRRMVLMSFMISAAVGSIGGVILAPMTMTSYDVGIMLGLKGFAAAVLGGLGNPFGAALGGLILGVLEAFGAGLVSSAYKDAFTFVILLVLLFCKPSGLFGRKGFERV; encoded by the coding sequence ATGACCGCAAGCGATTACCTGCAGTTTCTGCTCAGCGGCCTGACCATGGGCTCCACCTACGGGCTCACGGCGCTTGGCTTCACCATCATCTTCAACACCACGGGCATCGTGAACTTCGCCCAGGGCGAGTTCGTGATGCTTGGCGGCATGCTTGCGGTCTCGTTCATGGCCATGGGGCTGCCCCTGCCGCTGGCCATCCTGTTGGCCGTGGCCTGCGTCACGCTCATCGGCGCGTGCATGGAGCGCCTCACCATCCGCCCTGTGCAGGACGCGCCGGTCATCAACCTGATCATCGTGACCATCGGCGTCTCCATCTTCGTGCGCGGTCTGGTGCAGATCACCCTGGGCAAGGACACGCACAGCCTGCCCGCCTTCAGCGGCGTGGAGCCCATCGCCTTCCTGGGCGCGGCCCTGCAGCCGCAGTCGCTGTGGGTGCTGGCCATCACCTGCGGCCTTCTGCTCGTGCTCAGGCACTTCTTTTCGCACTCCATCTGGGGCAAGGCCATGCTGGCCTGCGCCTTCGACCGCAAGGCCGCCTTCCTGGCGGGCGTGCCGGTCAGACGCATGGTGCTCATGTCCTTCATGATCTCGGCCGCGGTGGGCTCCATCGGCGGCGTGATCCTCGCGCCCATGACCATGACCTCCTACGACGTGGGCATCATGCTCGGGCTGAAGGGCTTTGCCGCGGCCGTGCTCGGGGGGCTTGGCAACCCCTTCGGCGCGGCCCTGGGCGGGCTGATCCTGGGCGTGCTCGAAGCCTTCGGCGCGGGGCTCGTCTCCTCGGCCTACAAGGATGCCTTCACCTTCGTCATCCTTCTCGTCCTCCTCTTCTGCAAGCCCTCCGGCCTCTTCGGCCGCAAGGGCTTCGAAAGGGTCTAG
- a CDS encoding ABC transporter ATP-binding protein, translating to MAETLLNASGVSVRFGGVAALTEADFTVARGEIGSLIGPNGAGKTTLFNAITGMVGLHSGSVLLDGRDISGLPPHWRAGHGVVRTFQNLQLFTTMSVLENVLTGAHRRLKYTVAEAVLKLPRYWREERRAREIAAECLDFVGLSDLAEARAGDLPYGKQRLLEMARALAADPALLLLDEPAAGLNPRETKALGALIRRIRDERHVTVALVEHDMDLVMGISDTVTVLSFGRVIARGAPAAVQRDPEVIRAYLGGGDDDA from the coding sequence GTGGCTGAGACGCTTTTGAACGCCTCGGGCGTCTCGGTGCGCTTCGGCGGCGTGGCCGCCCTGACCGAGGCCGACTTCACGGTCGCGCGCGGCGAGATCGGCAGCCTCATCGGCCCCAACGGCGCGGGCAAGACCACGCTCTTCAACGCCATCACGGGCATGGTGGGGCTTCATTCGGGCAGCGTGCTGCTCGACGGCCGCGACATTTCCGGGCTGCCGCCGCACTGGCGCGCCGGGCACGGCGTGGTGCGCACCTTCCAGAATCTGCAGCTCTTCACGACCATGAGCGTGCTCGAGAACGTGCTCACGGGCGCGCATCGCCGCCTGAAGTACACAGTGGCCGAGGCGGTGCTGAAGCTGCCCCGCTACTGGCGCGAGGAGCGCCGCGCGCGCGAGATCGCGGCCGAGTGCCTCGATTTCGTCGGGTTGTCCGACCTGGCCGAGGCGCGCGCGGGCGATCTGCCCTACGGAAAGCAGCGGCTTCTGGAGATGGCCCGCGCCCTGGCCGCCGACCCCGCGCTGCTCTTGCTCGACGAGCCAGCGGCCGGGCTCAACCCGCGCGAAACCAAGGCCCTGGGCGCGCTCATCAGGCGCATCCGCGACGAGCGCCATGTGACCGTGGCCCTGGTGGAGCACGACATGGATCTGGTCATGGGCATCTCGGACACGGTCACGGTCCTCTCCTTCGGCCGGGTCATCGCGCGTGGCGCTCCGGCCGCCGTGCAGCGCGATCCCGAGGTCATCCGCGCCTACCTGGGCGGGGGGGACGACGATGCTTAG
- a CDS encoding glycosyltransferase — protein sequence MKIDLHVHSKHSTRPSQWVLQKIGCPESFTEPMKIVRLAREQGMDMVTIADHNTINGALEIAHLPDAFVSVEVTTYFPEDGCKVHVLALDIDEKRFAEIQKIRENIFDLTAYLRRENVTHVCAHPLFGVNDRLTPDHVERLLLLFNNLEINGARDNAPNVALRLIAAALRPEDIERMAERQGIEPYGPAPWQKSLTGGSDDHGALNIARIHTEVPGAQTLADFLRGVDQGLSQARGEAARPETMAHNLYAIAYQFYKNKFSLQRYVNKDIFLRFVDRFLGADEARTSSVIDRLQTYWTTRRYLSTRPGDSGRVQDVCRREAARLIHDDPELSRIARLGGPLPENKGGLWYRFCTGATNKVLTRFADKLLSNVSGGNLFDIFHTVGSAGALYSMLAPYFLAYTLFHQDRRFSREVLATVLGRPAAREPKVAHFTDTFYEINGVAKTLQRSVALAARTGKDLTLVTCTPAPGEARPGVRNFAPIGVYDLPEYPQQKIFYPPVLDMLQFAFEEDFTHVHSATPGPIGLAALLVSRLFKLPIHGTYHTQIPQYAHQLTGDTGMEDMAWRYTIWYYNQMDLVYAPSRATADELAERGLPPEKLVVYPRGVDTELFHPAKRNGYLKRHGLEKGLTLLYVGRISKEKNLHLLAETYLALRRDMPNLNLVVVGDGPYRTQMQALLAGSGAVFTGILEGEDLAACYASSDIFVFPSATDTFGNVVLEAQASGLPVIVTDVGGPRENMQPGVTGLVVSAGSSEELTRAVERLAMDPQTRAAMAAEARRIMEPRSFEKAFDQTWSLYAKVG from the coding sequence ATGAAGATCGACCTGCACGTGCACTCCAAACACTCCACCAGGCCCTCGCAATGGGTGCTGCAAAAGATCGGCTGCCCCGAGAGCTTCACCGAACCCATGAAGATCGTCCGCCTGGCGCGCGAACAGGGCATGGACATGGTGACCATCGCGGACCACAACACCATCAACGGCGCGCTCGAGATCGCCCACCTGCCGGACGCCTTCGTCAGCGTGGAGGTCACCACCTACTTCCCCGAGGACGGCTGCAAGGTCCACGTCCTGGCGCTGGACATCGATGAGAAGCGCTTCGCCGAGATCCAGAAGATCCGCGAGAACATCTTCGACCTAACCGCCTATCTCAGGCGCGAGAACGTGACCCACGTCTGCGCCCACCCGCTCTTCGGCGTCAACGACCGCCTGACCCCGGACCACGTGGAGCGCCTCCTGCTGCTCTTCAACAACCTGGAGATCAACGGCGCGCGCGACAACGCGCCCAACGTGGCGCTCAGGCTCATCGCGGCCGCGCTGCGCCCCGAAGACATCGAGCGCATGGCCGAGCGCCAGGGCATCGAGCCATACGGCCCCGCGCCCTGGCAGAAGAGTCTCACCGGCGGATCGGACGATCACGGCGCGCTGAACATCGCCCGCATCCACACCGAGGTGCCCGGCGCCCAGACCCTGGCCGACTTCCTGCGCGGCGTGGACCAGGGGCTCTCGCAGGCCCGGGGCGAGGCGGCCAGGCCCGAGACCATGGCCCACAACCTCTACGCCATCGCCTACCAGTTCTACAAAAACAAGTTCAGCCTGCAGCGCTACGTCAACAAGGACATCTTCCTGCGCTTCGTGGACCGCTTCCTGGGCGCGGACGAGGCGCGGACCTCCTCGGTCATCGACCGGCTCCAGACTTACTGGACCACGCGGCGCTATCTCTCGACCCGGCCGGGCGACAGCGGCCGGGTGCAGGACGTCTGCCGCCGCGAGGCCGCACGCCTGATCCACGACGACCCCGAGCTTTCCCGCATCGCGCGCCTCGGCGGCCCATTGCCCGAGAACAAGGGCGGGCTGTGGTACCGCTTCTGCACCGGGGCCACGAACAAGGTCCTGACCCGCTTCGCGGACAAGCTGCTCTCCAACGTATCCGGCGGCAATCTCTTCGACATCTTCCACACCGTCGGCTCGGCCGGGGCCCTGTATTCCATGCTGGCCCCCTACTTCCTGGCCTACACCCTGTTCCACCAGGACCGCCGCTTCAGCCGCGAAGTCCTGGCCACGGTGCTCGGCCGGCCCGCCGCCCGCGAGCCCAAGGTCGCCCACTTCACCGACACCTTCTATGAGATCAACGGCGTGGCCAAGACCCTGCAGCGCAGCGTGGCCCTGGCCGCGCGCACCGGCAAGGACCTGACCCTCGTGACCTGCACGCCCGCGCCCGGCGAGGCCCGGCCCGGCGTGCGCAACTTCGCGCCCATCGGCGTCTACGACCTGCCCGAATACCCGCAGCAGAAGATTTTCTACCCGCCCGTGCTGGACATGCTCCAGTTCGCCTTCGAAGAGGACTTCACCCACGTCCACTCGGCCACGCCCGGCCCCATCGGCCTGGCCGCGCTGCTCGTATCCCGGCTCTTCAAGCTGCCCATCCACGGCACCTACCACACCCAGATTCCTCAGTACGCGCACCAGCTCACGGGCGACACCGGCATGGAGGACATGGCCTGGCGCTATACCATCTGGTATTACAACCAGATGGACCTAGTGTACGCGCCGTCGCGGGCCACGGCCGACGAACTGGCCGAACGCGGCTTGCCGCCCGAAAAGCTCGTGGTCTATCCGCGCGGCGTGGACACCGAACTCTTCCACCCGGCCAAACGCAACGGCTACCTCAAGCGCCACGGCCTGGAAAAAGGCCTGACCCTGCTCTACGTGGGCCGCATCTCCAAGGAAAAGAACCTGCACCTGCTGGCCGAGACCTACTTGGCCTTGCGCCGCGACATGCCGAACCTGAATCTGGTCGTGGTGGGCGACGGCCCCTACCGGACCCAGATGCAGGCCCTGCTCGCGGGCAGCGGCGCGGTCTTCACCGGCATCCTCGAAGGCGAGGATCTGGCCGCCTGCTACGCCTCGTCCGATATCTTCGTCTTTCCGAGCGCCACCGACACCTTCGGCAACGTGGTGCTCGAAGCCCAGGCCTCGGGCCTGCCGGTCATCGTTACGGACGTGGGCGGGCCGCGCGAAAACATGCAGCCAGGCGTCACCGGACTGGTCGTGAGCGCGGGCAGTTCCGAAGAACTCACCCGGGCCGTCGAACGCCTCGCCATGGACCCGCAAACCCGCGCCGCCATGGCCGCCGAGGCCAGGCGCATCATGGAGCCGCGCTCCTTCGAAAAGGCCTTCGACCAAACCTGGAGCCTCTACGCCAAGGTCGGCTGA
- a CDS encoding GAK system CofD-like protein, producing MTQKISIRKSATVPNAMKLARFRRSPDLGPRVLFFSGGTALRGLSRAIIDYTHNSIHLMTPFDSGGSSAIIRDAFKMLAVGDIRNRLMALADRSLKGNPEIFALFATRLPKDEAQAALCVRLEAMVRGRDPLVAAVPDPMRKIIRNHLQFFLERMPASFDLRGASIGNLILTGGFFNQKRHIDPVIYLFTKLVEARGVVRPVVNRDAHLAARLANGRVLVGQHLITGKENPPIDSPIEELFISDDKDDPKSVRPAIRAKVKRLIASAELICYPMGSFYSSLVANLLPMGVADAIRENECPKVFIPNTGRDPEMMGLNVAKAVAELFRYLDQGCSKIAPRDALLNFVLVDSKNGDYGGPIDVHKIRRSGVEVIDTQLVTPRSAPYLDPDLVLANLLSLV from the coding sequence ATGACCCAGAAGATCAGCATCCGCAAATCCGCAACCGTGCCCAACGCCATGAAGCTGGCCCGCTTCAGGCGCTCCCCGGACCTTGGCCCGCGCGTGCTTTTCTTCAGCGGCGGCACCGCCCTGCGCGGTCTTTCGCGCGCCATCATCGACTACACCCACAACTCCATCCACCTCATGACCCCCTTCGATTCGGGCGGTTCCTCGGCCATCATCCGCGACGCCTTCAAGATGCTCGCCGTGGGCGACATCCGAAACCGGCTCATGGCCCTGGCCGACAGAAGCCTGAAGGGCAACCCGGAGATCTTCGCGCTCTTTGCCACGCGCCTGCCCAAGGACGAGGCCCAGGCCGCCCTGTGCGTCCGGCTCGAAGCCATGGTCCGGGGCCGCGATCCGCTCGTGGCGGCCGTGCCCGACCCCATGCGCAAGATCATCCGCAACCATCTGCAGTTCTTCCTCGAACGCATGCCCGCGAGCTTCGACCTGCGCGGGGCCAGCATCGGCAACCTGATCCTCACCGGCGGCTTCTTCAACCAGAAGCGCCACATCGACCCGGTCATCTACCTCTTCACCAAGCTCGTGGAGGCGCGCGGCGTCGTGCGCCCCGTGGTCAACCGCGACGCGCATCTCGCCGCCCGGCTGGCCAACGGCCGGGTGCTCGTGGGCCAGCACCTCATCACCGGCAAGGAAAATCCGCCCATCGATTCGCCCATCGAGGAACTCTTCATCAGCGACGACAAGGACGACCCCAAATCCGTCAGGCCCGCCATCAGGGCCAAGGTCAAGCGACTCATCGCCTCGGCCGAGCTGATCTGCTATCCCATGGGCTCTTTCTATTCCTCGCTCGTTGCCAACCTTCTGCCCATGGGCGTCGCCGACGCGATCCGCGAGAACGAATGTCCCAAGGTCTTCATCCCCAACACCGGCCGCGATCCCGAAATGATGGGGCTGAACGTGGCCAAAGCCGTGGCCGAGTTGTTCCGCTACCTGGACCAGGGGTGCTCAAAGATCGCCCCGCGCGATGCGCTGCTCAACTTCGTGCTCGTGGACAGCAAAAACGGCGACTACGGCGGCCCCATCGACGTCCACAAGATCAGACGCTCCGGCGTCGAAGTCATCGACACCCAGCTTGTCACGCCTCGTTCGGCACCCTACCTCGATCCCGATCTGGTGTTGGCTAATCTCCTCTCCCTCGTCTGA
- a CDS encoding flavin reductase family protein has protein sequence MKKVHMGAAPLLYPMPVMLVGTTIEGRPNFMNAAWGGIANQTPPMLTVAVRESRLTMKGLRANMAFSVNIPSSSLVVEADYCGLVSGAKEDKTSACGFTIFFGNQSNAPLIAECPLNLECRLDRFIELGTHTLVLGEIMETHVSESCVTDGLPDPVKMDPLIYISGVAKSYARLGEIVAPAFSAGLRIKKG, from the coding sequence ATGAAAAAGGTGCATATGGGGGCCGCGCCCCTGCTCTATCCCATGCCCGTGATGCTCGTCGGCACGACCATCGAAGGCCGTCCCAACTTCATGAACGCGGCCTGGGGCGGCATCGCCAACCAGACCCCGCCCATGCTCACCGTGGCCGTGCGCGAGTCGCGCCTGACCATGAAGGGTTTGCGCGCCAACATGGCCTTTTCCGTGAACATCCCGTCGTCTTCGCTGGTGGTCGAGGCCGACTACTGCGGGCTCGTCAGCGGCGCCAAGGAGGACAAGACCTCGGCCTGCGGCTTCACTATCTTCTTCGGCAACCAGAGCAACGCTCCGCTTATTGCCGAGTGCCCGCTGAACCTCGAATGCCGCTTGGACCGCTTCATCGAGCTCGGCACGCACACTCTGGTGCTGGGCGAGATCATGGAAACGCACGTCAGCGAATCGTGTGTCACCGACGGCCTGCCCGATCCCGTGAAGATGGATCCCCTGATCTATATCTCCGGCGTGGCCAAAAGCTACGCCCGCCTGGGCGAGATCGTGGCCCCGGCCTTTTCCGCCGGGCTCAGGATCAAGAAAGGCTGA
- a CDS encoding M48 family metallopeptidase: protein MPANHDIPDFSLRTSPRALRVSLRLSMERGLEVVVPPGFDPKRAPEVVARKAEWIARAVDRLTARHGRVPGSVPLLPDTLPLRALDEAWDLSVLDSNGPVRLRVNAGRLILAGADDAKKRRDALLGFVCRRARETLPPLLRALAAEAGEEVAAVQVRAQRSRWGSCSARGVISLNCRLLFLPFALTRYVLRHELAHLRRMDHSPAFWARVAELDPDFERHERGLSRAASFVPPFLA from the coding sequence ATGCCCGCCAATCACGATATTCCCGATTTCAGTCTGCGCACGAGTCCGAGGGCCTTGCGCGTGAGCCTGCGCCTGAGCATGGAGCGCGGACTCGAAGTGGTGGTCCCACCGGGCTTCGACCCGAAACGCGCCCCGGAAGTGGTGGCCCGCAAGGCGGAGTGGATCGCCCGGGCCGTGGACCGGCTCACGGCCCGCCACGGCCGCGTTCCCGGCTCCGTGCCGCTGCTGCCCGACACCCTGCCCTTGCGCGCACTGGATGAAGCCTGGGATCTGTCGGTCCTCGATTCGAACGGTCCGGTGCGGCTGCGCGTGAACGCGGGCCGACTGATCCTGGCGGGGGCGGACGACGCAAAGAAACGACGCGACGCGCTGCTCGGATTCGTCTGCCGCCGCGCCCGCGAGACCCTTCCGCCGCTTCTGCGCGCCCTTGCCGCCGAGGCGGGCGAGGAGGTGGCGGCCGTGCAGGTCAGGGCGCAGCGCAGCCGCTGGGGTTCGTGCTCGGCCAGGGGCGTCATCAGCCTCAACTGCCGCCTGCTCTTCCTGCCTTTCGCCCTGACGCGCTACGTGCTGCGCCACGAACTGGCCCATCTGCGCCGCATGGACCATTCCCCGGCCTTCTGGGCCCGCGTGGCCGAACTCGATCCCGATTTCGAGCGTCACGAGCGCGGGCTTTCGCGCGCCGCCTCGTTCGTGCCGCCGTTCCTGGCCTGA
- a CDS encoding ABC transporter substrate-binding protein — MRATVRLFALVAACLFAAVGHAAEPIRIGAIFSVTGPASFLGEPERNTALMAADALNAAGGLLGRQVEVIVYDDESDVNKAVLASDKLLKMHRAVAVIGPSISGNTLAIMNKFERARVPLISCAAAEKIANPVNPWVFKTPQSDRHAAQRILAHAKAAGHSRLAIVTVSDGFGQAGREVLKELIPAQGFTLVADEVYGPKDTDMTAQLTKIKAQNPDAVICWGTNPGPAVIARNRVQLGLDVPLYMSHGVASRRFIELAGDAAEGLLLPAGRLAVFEQIPEDHPQKALLTTYAKDYEERFKQPVSSFGGYAYDALMLVAEAIRQGGSAEPAAIRDNLERIQGFWGATGQFNFSPEDHNGLTQDAFEMVVIENGDWKIVR, encoded by the coding sequence ATGCGCGCCACAGTTCGCCTTTTCGCCCTGGTCGCGGCCTGCCTTTTCGCGGCGGTCGGCCATGCCGCCGAGCCCATCCGCATCGGAGCCATCTTTTCGGTGACCGGCCCGGCGTCCTTCCTAGGCGAGCCCGAGCGCAACACCGCACTCATGGCGGCCGACGCCCTGAACGCCGCAGGCGGTCTGCTCGGTCGCCAGGTCGAGGTCATCGTCTATGACGACGAATCAGACGTGAACAAGGCCGTGCTGGCCTCGGACAAGCTTTTGAAGATGCACCGCGCGGTCGCGGTCATCGGGCCCTCCATCTCGGGCAACACCCTGGCCATCATGAACAAGTTCGAGCGCGCCCGTGTGCCGCTCATCTCCTGCGCCGCGGCCGAGAAGATCGCAAATCCGGTCAATCCCTGGGTTTTCAAGACGCCCCAGTCCGACCGCCACGCCGCACAGCGCATCCTGGCCCACGCCAAGGCCGCGGGCCATTCGCGTCTGGCCATCGTCACCGTGTCCGACGGCTTCGGCCAGGCCGGCCGCGAGGTGCTGAAGGAACTCATCCCCGCGCAGGGCTTCACTCTGGTCGCGGACGAGGTTTACGGCCCCAAGGACACGGACATGACCGCCCAGCTCACCAAAATCAAGGCGCAAAACCCCGACGCTGTGATCTGCTGGGGCACCAACCCCGGCCCGGCGGTCATCGCCAGAAACCGCGTGCAGCTCGGGCTGGACGTGCCGCTGTACATGAGCCACGGCGTGGCCTCGCGCCGCTTCATCGAGCTTGCGGGCGACGCGGCCGAGGGGCTTTTGCTGCCTGCCGGGCGGCTGGCCGTGTTCGAGCAGATCCCGGAGGACCATCCGCAAAAGGCCCTGCTCACGACCTACGCCAAGGATTACGAGGAGCGCTTCAAGCAGCCCGTGTCCTCCTTCGGCGGCTACGCCTACGACGCCCTGATGCTCGTGGCCGAGGCCATCCGCCAGGGCGGCTCGGCCGAGCCTGCGGCCATCCGCGACAACCTGGAGCGCATCCAAGGATTTTGGGGCGCCACCGGGCAGTTCAATTTTTCCCCCGAGGACCACAACGGCCTGACGCAGGACGCCTTCGAGATGGTGGTCATCGAGAACGGCGACTGGAAGATAGTGCGCTGA
- a CDS encoding ABC transporter substrate-binding protein encodes MKRFVLFLSLCCALAGLAGTALAAEPIRIGAVLSVTGPASFLGEPERNTAVMVVERINAEGGVLGRPLDLIVYDDESDVNKAVLAVDKLLKKDGAVAIIGPSTSGNTLAVMNKFERARVPLVSCSAAEKITNPVNPWVFKVAPSDRHAAQRILEHAAQKGYKRLSIITVSDGFGQAGREVLKELIPAQGFTLVSDEVYGPKDTDMTAQLTKIKAQNPDAVICWGTNPGPAVIARNRTQLGLDVPLYMSHGVASRRFIELAGDAAEGLHLPAGRLIVAELLPEDHPQKALLTTYAREYEARFAQPVSTFGGHAYDAIMLLAEAMRMGGSADPAAIRDNLERITGFYGTAGRFDFSETDHNGLSLDAFEMVIIRDGDWRIAD; translated from the coding sequence ATGAAACGTTTCGTGCTTTTTCTCTCCCTGTGCTGCGCCCTGGCGGGGCTGGCCGGGACAGCCCTTGCGGCCGAGCCCATCCGTATCGGCGCCGTCCTTTCCGTGACCGGTCCGGCGTCCTTCCTGGGCGAGCCGGAGCGCAACACGGCGGTCATGGTCGTGGAGCGCATCAACGCCGAGGGCGGCGTGCTCGGCAGGCCCCTGGACCTGATCGTCTATGACGACGAATCCGACGTGAACAAGGCCGTGCTGGCCGTGGACAAGCTGCTCAAGAAGGACGGCGCGGTGGCCATCATCGGCCCCTCCACCTCGGGCAACACCCTGGCCGTGATGAACAAGTTCGAGCGCGCCCGCGTGCCGCTCGTCTCCTGTTCGGCGGCCGAGAAGATCACCAACCCAGTCAACCCCTGGGTCTTCAAGGTCGCGCCCTCGGACCGCCACGCGGCCCAGCGCATCCTGGAGCACGCGGCGCAAAAGGGCTACAAGCGCCTGTCCATCATCACGGTGTCCGACGGCTTCGGCCAGGCCGGCCGCGAGGTGCTGAAGGAACTCATCCCCGCGCAGGGCTTCACCCTGGTCTCGGACGAGGTCTACGGCCCCAAGGACACGGACATGACCGCCCAGCTCACCAAGATCAAGGCGCAAAACCCCGACGCCGTGATCTGCTGGGGCACCAACCCCGGTCCGGCGGTCATCGCCAGAAACCGCACCCAGCTCGGCCTGGACGTGCCGCTGTACATGAGCCACGGCGTGGCCTCGCGCCGCTTCATCGAGCTTGCGGGCGACGCGGCCGAGGGGCTGCACCTGCCCGCCGGACGCCTCATCGTGGCCGAACTGCTGCCCGAGGACCATCCGCAGAAAGCGCTGCTCACGACCTACGCCCGTGAGTACGAGGCGCGCTTCGCGCAGCCTGTGTCCACCTTCGGCGGTCATGCCTACGACGCCATCATGCTTCTGGCCGAGGCCATGCGCATGGGTGGCTCGGCCGATCCGGCCGCCATCCGCGACAACCTGGAGCGCATCACCGGCTTCTACGGAACCGCCGGCCGCTTCGACTTTTCTGAAACCGACCACAACGGCCTGTCCCTGGACGCCTTCGAGATGGTGATCATTCGGGACGGCGATTGGAGAATCGCCGACTAG